GTCTGTGACGCCCACCTACCTGTCGGCAGCGACCTACGGCGTGATCGGCTCCGGTCGCCAGGAACTGACCCCACGTCTGGTGACGGACTTCGCCGCCCTGTTGGGGATCGACGCCCGCGAACTGGCCGCGCTGACGGGCGTCTTCCTGCGCGAGGAGCCGCCCCCTCCCTCCCCGGAGGCCGTGGACGCCGCAGCTCTGCTGTGGGAGATGCGACGGCTGTCCGCTGTCCAAGCGCAGAACGTCTCCGAGCTCGGACGCTCGCTGCGCGAGGACTTCCACAATGGGCGGCGATCGGTCAGGGGAGCCGGCCGCGTTCGTACCTGTTGACCACCTCGTCGGTCGGGCCGTCCATGACGAGTTCGCCGGACTCCATCCAGAGGGTCCGCTCGCAGGTGGTGCGGATCGTGTTGCTGTTGTGGCTGACCAGGAACACCGTGCCTGCTGCCGCGCACAGTTGGCGGATCCGGGCCTTGCTGCGCCGGCGGAACGCCTGGTCGCCGGTGGCCAGTGCCTCGTCGATCAGCAGTACCTCGTGGGTCCGGGCGGCCGCGATGGCGAAGCGGAGTCGGGCGGCCATGCCGGAGGAGTAGGTGCGCATGGGGAGGCTGATGAAGTCGCCCTTGTCGTTGATGCCGGAGAAGTCGACGATGCCCTGGTAGGCGGACCTGGCCTGGGCCGGTGTCATCCCCATGGCCAGGCAGCCGAGGACCACGTTGCGTTCGCCGGTCAGGTTGGCCATCAGGACCGATTTCACCCCGAGCAGCGTGGGCCGGCCGCCGGTGTAGATCGCGCCGCGTGCGGTCGGGAGCAGCCCGGCGACGGCGGCCAGGAGGCTCGACTTGCCCGAGCCGTTGGAGCCGATCAGGCCGATGGAGTCACCCTTGTACGCGGTGAAACTGACGCCCCGTACGGCGTGCACCTCGGCGGTGGTCGGCGTCAGCCGGCCGGTGAGCAGCCGGTTGAGCGCCGAGGCCGCGCCGCTGCCCGCCTTCGCCGCCCGGGGTGTCCGGTAGA
This genomic interval from Kitasatospora gansuensis contains the following:
- a CDS encoding ABC transporter ATP-binding protein; protein product: MHARQERGTAARAAAPTRLPTVVVDDVHVVYRTPRAAKAGSGAASALNRLLTGRLTPTTAEVHAVRGVSFTAYKGDSIGLIGSNGSGKSSLLAAVAGLLPTARGAIYTGGRPTLLGVKSVLMANLTGERNVVLGCLAMGMTPAQARSAYQGIVDFSGINDKGDFISLPMRTYSSGMAARLRFAIAAARTHEVLLIDEALATGDQAFRRRSKARIRQLCAAAGTVFLVSHNSNTIRTTCERTLWMESGELVMDGPTDEVVNRYERGRLP